Below is a window of Anabas testudineus chromosome 10, fAnaTes1.2, whole genome shotgun sequence DNA.
GAGAAACAAGAATAATCCAAACTAAATATACAGTTAAAAGTGTAACATCGGGTAAAGTATCACATGCACACGCttacattcaaataaatcaaGGGAAtcaaatgaattttaaataGCACTTTATATATTTCTGATCTCTCAGCACAAATAAACAATCATATTCTGTACACAATGGCAGTAATAATCCCAGACTGTGCTgctaatgttttaatattacattCATGTCACAGAAGTGTGCATCTCATTATCTAGACAATAATTACACAGTGATCTCCATAAAGCCTAGTAACTCTTCCCAAAGAATCTCATTTGGATTTAAAGAATATTCTATTTGATGCACAACAAATTTGCCAAATGTCATTTATTAACCAggtaatttaaatgttttgctctttttgtgttaaaacattaaatacagaataaaaccaCCACTACATGCAAATATTTCCTCTAATCTAATTAAGTACTGTGCTTATGGAAAATGTCCAGCACAGTATCCTGACGATCAAACAGTCACTtggtaaattaatttaaaaaaaaagcattttcttttttaaatctcacaCTTCTTCTTGATGCTGTGAAGAATGTCTGTTTAGATCTTaagctgttatttattttttttagaaaatgtgctgctgtgatgtAATGGTAATACAGGAGAGGCACAAAATGGGGTTCAATAATGAATTGGCTGCTGAAAGATTTAGGTCAGTACTGAATAACTCAAACCAAGGAGAGCTTCGTGTGTTCCTCTTGTCCTCAACCACTACCCATTAAAACTCTATCCCCACAAaccatgcacacatgcacatcacatGTAAACCTCGACGTTTTGTGCTTTCTACAGATGATGTCATTTGCTGGCTGCCATCCGGGGGGTGTCAGGAAAACGTAGCTGAGCTCTCTATGCTGTCATAGCCCTGTACAATGCTGCTTGAACATGATTAGACAAGGCAGCACTGTAAAGAGGCTAAAAGCGTAGAGCAGGGTGATGGTGATCCGCCAGGAAGCCATCATCCACCGTGGATGGTGAAGGAGGGGAGGTTACATGAAAGGATCTGAGACCCCAACTGTGCAGGTCTACTGCGCCCCCATCTGTGGGCTGCTGGAGTCGAAaatacaagagaaaaaaaaaatggatgaatcgaaaaatacaacaaaaacagccaCATTTCCCAAAGCTTCATCCGAAATGTAGGAAAGTGAAAGCAGCGACATGTTGGACACAAGGACAGAAGATGTGTTCAGTGATCTCCAGACGTGACAGGCGCGTCTCGAAGCAGGTTTCTCTCATAATAATGAATCAAATCAACctgaacatctgttttttttttaatcaacgTGCACAAGCGACCTTTTCTTTCTATGAGGGAGGGGGGGCAAACGAAAAGAAACGAGATGGGCAGTGGCACTGGCACAACTGACTGACTTGGGGATGGTATGACGAGACATGACACTGATATGCGCGCAACACCCAAAATGTTAAGACAACATTTAATAGTGGAAAAAACCTGCAATTTGAGTTTGTCCGCATTGTCTCCGCTCTCCGGGCTCGGCGAATACATTATTTCAGTCGAGTAGTCTAGCGTGGTCCGGCCGCGATGCTGTGCGTAATGTTTTGAATGGTAGGTCAATGCGCAGACTGGTTGGAAACGACTAGTTTTATTGACGTCAGCGCACAGGCTACTGCTCCCCTCTCCCTTTCTCATCCCCACAACTGCACCATCTAATGGACTTGGGTTCATATACCAGTCAAACATCTGAGCTTTAAAAATGACTCCATTGCAAGAAACATAGGAGTTGAAAAATGCGTAAAGTTCCTCAGAGAAGCGAAAATCTCCAAAGGGTTAATCACTGGTGTCACAATCAGGAAGTCTGGAGCTCCTACAAGACTTCAGGCTTCATATATTGATGTTATATAGTTATATTAATACCATTGTAATGTACTATCTTCATGTAATAACACAGTATACACAGAAAAagttaaacataatttaataaattactttaaatttaTTCCAACTTCGTTAGCAGTTGCAACAGCATCATAACCAAAAGGTAAATATTACACTATTAACACCTTCAAAAATATATATCCTCCCTCCAAACAAGATGACTTTGGCCCTGACCAGAACCAGATGTTTTGTAGGCAGGTGTGTCGACAGTAGGTGCAGAGAGAAGAATCACCACGTTTTACACACTGTTCAACAGAAACGCTGATAATTCACTGAATATGTTGATGCACGCTGTACAAGGACACATCCAGAGTTATTTAAACGACAGGAGATGGAACCGGTTTGATGCGGAGACGATCCATTTGTTTAGTGCACCTGTGGCACCACTGACCAGGTATTTACACTTCATGGAAAAGGGGCTACGACATATGAACCTGTGCAGTAATTCATCTGTAGTCATCTGCTGACCAGTCTCCAAACTTATCAGACCAAGTCAGTAAACATCAAATTGGAGTGTGGAGAAATGTTCACTATTCATTTTCTACGTAACGTTGTGTCAATATGTCAAATAAATGgctatttaacatgtttattacaCTTCACTTCATGATATGATTAATTCAATTTGTAACACCCTGTTTTCTACTTATTGTTTTGTATAATAACCAAACTGAATACAGCTTCAACTCTATCacagaaatcaaatgaaaagaCTCTTTTTCgtttgtatatttttttgtaatagCAATAAAATTTATGTCACAAATTCATTAGAGAAGCTGCAGAGGCATCGTGCCGTCTTCAGCTTcttagtttttacattaaaaagaaaaaaaaaaaaaaaactaaactaatttcTAGCAATGAAATAAATATGGTTTCAATGTGTAGAGctctggttttgtttgtactaaTAACACTATCACTGTAGTTCAAGCATAACAATAAAGTACAAGTCAAAAGAAGATGATACTGGTCCtgtttgtgattttgtttttaaagagacCTGGTTTCAACCAGATCCAGACACATTCATGCAGGAATGtgtgttaaagaaaacagacaggagatTAAACTGTCCTATCTGTGAACTGCAACACAGATTTAAGCTTCTCTTAGTGACAGTCTCCAGGCTTTAGCCGCAAAAGCAGACACCTGAATGTGGGAGTGGATTTCAGTATCTCTAACTAAAGTTCAAGAAACAAGATGAAAGCTCATCACTGCCaaaactgtgtctctgtctggtTCTGAAATATTCTACAGTAAGACTTGTGCAGAGAcgtagttttgttttcttgtggtCTGAACTGGAGGCTGGCTGCAGAGGTGGACTCCCCTTCACATTCTCTTCTTGTAGGTTCTTCTCGTCAGCAGGTTTCCTCGACAGAGACCAGTGAGTATTATAGTATTTCCAGGTCAACGTGACGAACCTCTGGGTTACGTTGCTACAGATGaacaaaatgcaattaaataaaaatcaatggaATGAAATaaatttttataaatatgtttcaataaataaatatgagaaCAGCATGATGAAAGTTATAAATATATTGTAGCATCAGCTAGATGATAATGTGGACACGATTATCAATTTACCACCTTGAGCTCTTTCTCCAGGCGATCCACCTCGGCTCCCAGAGTGTCAATGATGTTCTCCCCATGTTTCAGCATGAAGTTTTCCAGCTCCTCTGGAGTTTTCACCTGCTGAATGTCCTGtagacaaagaaaagcacacacGTAGCTTTGTTTGAAAAGCAACCACCTGTATGTTTAATACAACAAtcaacagcactgtgaggaacAATTCAGATATGTCCTGAGGAAAGAAGCTGAGAGTTGCTCAAACATTTAATATTGCAGTAACAATAAAGAAAGAGATAGAAAGGGTAGAGCTTCTCTGTGTCGACTTGAATGAACTAGTAAACGTAAGTgtaacataaacaaatacttACATTGAGGATTTGGTCAATGTCTTGTTTTTCCAGGTACGACCGCGTCACCACTCGTCCATCAAAGTCAACTTCGGCCTTGAAGCGAACTTTACTCAGTCCCATATCGGTGGCCTTCACGTCGTGGATGGCTctgcattaaataaatgatgtcaGCAAATGTCAAGGACAGGTAGACACAATATATTAATGATGAAATGTGAATCAGTCTGAAGGAGACAAAATCAAAAGCTGTGTTGTTCCTGTTTATAGTTGTTTTATGTCTTATGAGTCatgttgtgtctctgttttaaCTCTATTCTTTAACTTTCACAGTGCAGCTCTGGGTTGTGGTCCTGTCTTCCTTTTATGCGTTCCTTCTTTCATGTCCCTCAGGCTCTGGCCTGTCGATCCCCGACCTCTGGGCCCCTGGGCTTATACCTAATGGGCCCAGTCAGTAATCCTTCCATGATGACACCAAGTCGATGACCTCATTTGGAGGTGTGTACAGCTGTGACTATTTAGCTTCACATGCATGATTCCAGACTTGACCTCAACACCTGCTTCATATTTTAAAGCTCTGTCTGTCCGTGcgtaaataaaaaatattgttgcCAACCTCACAGCGGGGTCATTCTCCAGGAACTCTGTAAGCTTCTGCACACGATCAGCCTGTATAGATCGCCCCAGCAGGGCCTCAGTGTTTGTGTAGATGAGGAAGGCTGAGACGGTGCCCAGCAACGTACCCACGCCAAGAGAACCCAAACTGTCATAGTACGGGTTACCTGGCACAACACAGTCAAAGAAGggcaaaagaaaataaaaaatctgggtcattacaaacattacaaaaacacaagagagcAGCCATCCTGAGTACAATTATTCACATCAGCAGAAGAAAAATCAATCATGGTGCAGACAGAGAAGCTCAGTCCATCCCTTTAGACAGGCTTGATGAATCTGTAGGACATCTCTTTGTTTACCTGTGAGTGAAGTGAGCCCCATGCAGCCAGCAGCCAAGATGACTCCTAATACAGCCGCAGCATCCTCCAGCAGCACCACGTTAGTACTGGGATCCCGACTCTGCATTACTGCACGAAACAATGCAAAACCCCATTACGCTTGAAATACCCAGGAGGTAATAAGTTTTACAGCTGGGAAACACAAGACTGgacacaataaagaaaataaacaatttaaataattaaaaaacaagtaaaaaaaatgaatggttGTAGTTTCAAAGGTTTGTATATTGTTAATCATAGTAGTAAAGTAGTGCTCAGCCCTGCTATTAGTTTCACTTCTTATTTGTCTTGTTGAGTGAGTGCTCTTGGTCTTAATCACATTTACTCTCAAATATTCAACATCTGGAAGATGAGAAACATCATTATAAGCTCACTATAAAAGCGTCTGTAAACTTAATAATATGAGGACTGTGATTATTGCTGTGGTTCACTTCATTTCAGTCTTGCACAGAACAAGGACTGTACAGGTCTGGCCTGGTTTTTTACTGCTGCACATACCGTATTCATAAAAAGACAGCCCGTGCTTTTGGgcactcttctttatttcattgatGGCTACTAGTAACGTTGCTGTGaagggaaaataaagaaaacagaaagaaatgtttagGTATAAACTGTAAGATCCCAGttcaaacataattaaaaatatactaGTTTGTTAAAATGACCCACCTCCTTCAGACACAAGGGAGCCCGCTAAAATACAGTAAGCCTGTAGCACATAAACATTATGGATCAGAATTAAGCCTtaataaacatacaaatacaaacaagacAGTGGACACTCACCCATAACAATGACTCTATGGGCTCTGGGTGGAGCAATCCCATGATGCCATGGTACCAGGAGAGTCCTGCTCCCATCATAAAAATGCCTACCCCACTGATGAGAGAGGCTATGTAGCGCATGTTGGAGAATCCataactgaaaaacacaaaagtgcaGTGTTCTGATTCAGCTAAGGTTTAGACTCCTCTGAACAACCAGAGTGCCCCGGGTCGTTTCAACAACACAGTGATGCGTCTTCTTTAGTAAATCCATGAgcattaataatgtaataatttaaccTTCCTGAGACTGTTCATGTGCTCATGTGTACTTACGGGTGCACAGCGTCTGGGTTGCGGACAGACTGGCTGATTCCCAGGGCGAGCAGAGCCTGGTTGCAGGTGTCAGCCAGTGAGTGGATGGCCTCTGAGAACATGCTGGCTGATCCGGTGTAGACCCAAGCCAGGAGTTTGAAGAAGAAATTCAGTCCATTGCtgaggacaaagaaaacaagtagATATAGATCTCAACAGAtaatgaaacaggaaattaaaatgttagaagttttttttacagtgtatggTAGCTGTTTCAGGGGATAAAAACATAGTTGGGTACCTCACAATGTGACAATTAGGATAAACGTAGCAGCAAGACTCATTTGTAAGAAATTAATTTACAACAAACAGTTACTCTTATGTTTCATTGCTAAACTCTTCAACATCTGAATAGGTTTTACTCCCACACCGAGTCTCTCCCATAATGAGCATTAATTGAGTCCTCTTTGTGCAAACTCACTGAAGGAAACAGCGTGCTGTTCATGTGACTGCACATGTTCTCTAATGAAGTCATTCTAACTCAATAGACCAAATGATTTCATGTGATCTCATGCAGTTCTCAGCATTAcgttaaaacacaaaatcaactgttcacacacagtcattttttGAGGCTTTTAGTTGAGTTTATCAAATGCTATATTCTACTATGATATACTATATGTAATAACCCTGCTACAGAATTGTGGTTCTTCTCTCTAAGCTAATACCTCCCACCGTATGTGCTACAGCTCAGAAAAGTCACAGAGTATAGAGAGTCACAGCGTGCAGGAGTACTTACATACAAATAGCAACTGTGACCACCTTCCCTGGGCCTTGTAGAAACGTTGCCCTCTTGCCCGATCGAGGCTTaatgacacaaagaaacagcaaaatgaaaaactgatcAGCTGTATTTAAAGGAAGACAGAAGGTCAATAAGTGCAGCATGCCTAACGTTCACCCAACACAAATTAATCATATtcaaaatatataatacataatatataacCATATAAGGAATCGAGTTAGAATTAGCTCACAGAGAATATTGTGGAGTTCACATTGGCAAAACAGACCATAATGCAACAAAGAAGTGCAGAACATTACAGCTTGGTGAATAGAATAATGTCGGCATCATACAGTAAAGAGTGGAGATTGAATGACAACAGATAATAACACTGTCATTCAGACGCAGTGTGACCTTTGTCTCTAATGGGGACAAAGGTCACACAAACACCATTAGGGCAACCAGGACGTATTAATGGGACTATCCACGTTActttctcttttacattttaattaatctcCAAACATGATTATATTATCAAATAGAAATGGAGGTAAAACACGCTGCTCACCTTAGTGTTGCCCCAGAAGTCTTTGTATTCTTTCAACAGCTGTTGATTTCGGAAAATATCTAAAGGTCGGTGaataaaggaaacaaataaaacaatttgtcaaacgttaaatatatagaaatatagaaattacacaaaatcacatttaacatttgtactGAAATGTCATTGAAACATCTCATATGGTtctgtccaaaggtaacaaaCAAGGAAGAAATCTAAACCTACTCTCTTGGTACTCTCTCTCCACTTCTTTCCTGACATTCCTCTCCCGGGCTAGAGCTTCATGGCTTCCCCACACATCTATGGCTCTAAGATTTAcgaaaagaaacaaataaatcatgtgGTGTGGTGTTCTGTAATATCTCATctgcaaatatatataaatatctcaTTCTGTAATATCTTATCTGCAAAGCTCAGGTATGTAACACTGACTTGGCCTCCACGTCTGACCGCAGGAACACAGTGAATGCCTCTGTGTCGTCATGGGGGCTGCGTCTTCTGATCTTCCTAAGTTGTTCCAGATCGCTGTGAAAACATGATGGGGTGAAAAGACATAGATGTAGGAAAATAGATTTGTGTTAAATGATGTTAGCCAGTCTTATATTAACTAATAACAAAAGCATGTTTACTGATTAACTCAGTGGaatttgtgctgtgtttgtggtcTGCAGGAATCTCTGAGGCACAGAGATAAGCATTAATCACAAGTTATTCAGCTAGGCGCTGATGATGTGGATATAGTTATGCTCTACAATTTTAATAAACTTGATGTTTCAGGAACAGGAGTTACCTCGGTTTCAGGCAGAACTCATTCATGGCTCTGACTGCAGTGATAAAGTTGTTCTGAGTGTACTTGGATCcatattctcttttttttaggACTGCCCGAACTACAGATGAGACAAGAGGCAAATAATGATACAGGGCTTCTATCTGCATTTATTAGTCCCCACTATTCGGCAAGCTAACAAACTATGCCTGGTTTctgaacactaaaataaaaatacatgctAAATAGAGAGAAAGGAGATGTGTAATATTTACAATCATGGAAGGTCGATGGAcgcacaaatgtttttattacctTTAACTTGTATTGTCTCAGCTTTCGTCAGCCCTTGAGGTGACAAACctataacagaaaaaaatgtaatttagaaaATTAACTTGAAGCCAAATTCTACTGGAAGACTTTTCAATTTACCAAACATCTCAACTTACCAGAACTTTTTCCTGCTGCTTGTGCTGAGAGAACAAGTGAAAAGAcagttttagtcatttaaaaacagatttacacaatgcaaacaatacaatacaacagGAAATGCACAGACAACTTTGGCATatggaaatattatttttttcacctGAAGAAGCTGGAGAGACTTTTGCATCAGACAAAACCTTTTCTGCTGATGGAGCATCGACTGATGGTGATTTTGGAGGACCATCTTTACTGCTGCCAGAGGTAGAGTAATACTGCACCCTGCCCAGCCCTGTAGAAGCAACTCTGCAGTCTGGAAGGCTGAACCACAATCTATGTATGCCTCCACTTTGCCAACCTGTGCAACACaatgagtgaaaacagaaagtttttgttattttggttctgctgcatattaaaaaaaaaaaaaaaaaatcacggGAACCTTTCTCCTGTCACTATGGGACACAATGTGCCCACAAGGCAACCAGAATCCTATGTGACACCCTTAATAGTCTTCTCACTCGCTCATTGTCTGGAAAGAGGTACATGCCAGATTCACAACTCTCCAACAGTTCCCCATGGCTATGAGAACTCTAAATGACTGCCCCTAATTCTACCTCCCACTCTTAAACAGACCCAAAGAACTCCCCAAAAGGAAGCTCACTTAACATATACACATTACTAAATGTATCTTACATTGGATAGAGTATACTGCTATCAgaatattattatacatttacatatgcaTGTTTTAGTGTGTTTCACCATGGGTCTGGTGGAATGACATTCCAGTCTGCTGTAGGTCTTTGTATAATGTGGAAGTTACTTGACATGTTGACTTTCTGCACATgtcatcaaacaaacaaaaagtgccACAGAAGCCACTGTCACATTTTCTAAAGGCTTGACTTGCTTGACCTACAGCCCAAACTCAGTGCGTGAAATCAGTATGCGAATATAGAAACAGtaatatatgtatgtttattcTGATTGACCAATCAATTTATCTACTAATAACTTCACCTCAGAGGCAGAATAGTAATAATCACCATGTGTCATAGCTTTACTTTTAACATCTAAGACTCTCACCGTAGCACAGGTGCTGCAACCTCGGGGACCATTGAGACTGGGACGCCCTTTGCTGCACGTAGACCCTGCAGAGGACGTGCCAAGATCTGTGGGCCAGGTTGGGGAACATCCTCGCTGTAGCAGGGCTCAGTAGTGAGAAGCAGGAACTTGCTGTGCGGAGTCACAGATAACTGTTTAGTAGTTATGCTGTTGACACAGATTAACGTCAAGATCTGATTCTATCATTAAGCACTTGTGTTAGCATGGCTACAAACAAACCCACACGTTTGACACAGCGAATGCTCGTAGCTAAATGTTGAAGGGAAATGGTTGTCACTGGTAATCACTTGGACAGTCATCTAATGCCATTAATGACGCTGCTGCAGCCATACACACACCGGCAAGCTAACCTAGCTAGCTAGTACCTAGCTAACATCGTTAGCCAACCTAAGTAGCAACTCCTGTATAACATttcaatttaaacaaaaacaactgcagctAACTGGTGAGTACATTTAAACGGCGTTGTTCAAAAAAGCCAGTACCTTTTTAAGTTGAGGGTTGTTCGTAATCTGTATCATTGTTGAACATCTATGACCAAACCGATGGTAGTGCTACAAACACACTGACGTCACCGGGTGAAGCGTGAGACACGTCGATCGAACTCTCGCGAGATCTTCTCCACTTTACAGTTATCGAATCATATCGCGATACTCTGGAACCGATGTCCGTGACGTCACTAATTAGTTAATCGGAtctatgttgttttattgtgcGATGATAAAGGTTATAGTTATATGATATAGTTTAAATATTGGGAATATaagaaaaacattacaaacagaaaaggtaggtacaaacaaacatataataaaaaagtcCTAAGTCAACACATGGCTATGACCTTTTAAACAATATAAGGGAACTGCACTTTAAGATCTGACATATTATTTACTTATGTAACACAGGAATCAGTGGATTCACTGACTtcactgcatttaaatgtgtgctTGGTTGAGCCGAGCATATATCTCAGTTGTTTAACAAAAAGCGCATACTCACTGTGGTATATAATGATTAACTATTTTCTGTGTATACTGATCTGTTGTGGTATATTTTAACTTGCTATGGTTTGGATTTAACCATGTATTTAGTAACACaacttgtttatttaatatttacttacttatagttattaaagtaaaaataaataacataggCTGCAGgttacattaaattataatgtgtaataataataacaacttatagataataaaaaaaaatctatttgtctattttttatCAACTACTGGAAGATTGGTCATTTAGGTGAAAAGTGTAATACTGCAATATCAGAGTAACACATTAACCTTTACCTATACAAGTTGTGCTTCAAACTGGAGTAAGTACTCAAATATTATCAGCGAAAGACAAATTAAGCAtcacaagtaaaaaaatattctagCAGCAATAGCCCACGCCCCTGTAGTATACAGTGTATTGGATCAATATCGCGGATTAAATCACAATTAATTATCATCCAAGAGGCATTTGATCTGTAGTTTACTACTACTCTACTTTGGGTAATTTACCCAAGTTATACTTGACCAAACACTGGCTGTCaaatttattaaagtaaaaacacaaatacagaactCAAATAAATGCACTTTTGCACTTTTATAGTATCTAAATGACTGTATCAATCTCCACACTAGTGCATATTCACTGCATGTCCCTAGGAcacttaattttaaaatgactgaccaATGTACAATCTGTCATATGTTGTCTGAAATGCAGAGAAGTACTTGAGTCACTGTCTAGTCCATGTATTGTATCCCAATTTGAACACAGACAGGGAAGAGATGTTACAACAAATCACCACAATTAAAAAaggcagcacagagagagaagaatcacaacatttaagaaaaaaaccTGCAGGTTTATTGAGTCTTTAAAACAGTGCAGTCAGTATGTTATGACCTGGTAGTGGTATTAAATATGGGCCTTAATGGAGCAGCAGTGTTTGTAAAattaatgtgacaaatgactgacaaaccaaacacatacACTAGGAGAGAGGTCTTTTGACTTCCCGTGCAATCACTTGACAACAATACCTGCAGATTCATCTCTTCCATTTCATGGTCATTAAAATGGAATTCAGAATATTCAATCAAAAATCAAGACCCACAGTACAGTTTAAAAGGCCATAACTTGGTCTTGGTCCATTTAGGGAAAAAttagaaacaaatgaaacactgcgCACAAGTAAGGTCactgaaatgagagaaaatggaaGTATGTAGGTAGTTTTAGAAAACAAGTCGTCAAGCTGATGCGAGAGTAGTACAGAGTAGCGACTCTGTCCCGGTATGCTTGCTGGTTGTATAGGGAAGCAAAGGTGGGAGCTGGTGTTTGCATTAACGCATTGTAACAAACTCCTCGGAGGAGGTGGGGTGAATGGCGATAGTCTTGTCAAAGTCTGCTTTGGTAGCACCCATTTTAATGGCCACAGCAAAGCCCTGCAGCATCTCGTCGCAACCCAGGCCCTGCATGTGCAGACCCACCACCTGGGGAAAAGACACGATTCAGTATTAGAGTTACTGTTGTTAGTATTCATTTATATCAACACTAATCCACAACCTGTAGCATCTACGTCTACTTCAGTGTAATCACttactacatttcccataattcAGAACAGAGACATTTAGAAAAGTAAATGCACTGTTTCAGTCTCTTGCATCGAACACATGGCGCCTACCTTCTCCTCCTTTCCCACACACACCAGTTTCATGATGCACTGACTCTTCCTGCTCGTGATGGCGTGGTACATCGGCGTGAAAGAAGTCTTGTAGATCTTCACATTCTCCTTTCCTCTGGATTTAATGGCCTCCTCTATAACATGAACAGCATTGTGACGCATAAAAATCTACTAACGTCTTTAAAAGTTGACCCCGACCTGTAGATCTTTTTGAGCGGACTCACCTTCTGTGAGGCCCACCGTACCAATAGGTGGGTGGCTGAACACCACTGTGGGAATACTGGAGTAGTCCAGCTTGGAGTCTTTCTTGCCTTCAAACAGCCTGTGTGCCAGCTTTCTGCCTGCAGCTATAGCAACTGCCCcaacatacaaaataacatcagagTCCTGAATAACAATAAAAGGCCCCAAGTAAACACTGTGTCTACAGAGACTTCATGTTCACCATAAACCAAAAGACAAGTGCAAAATAATGTTATTGCTTTGTAGTAAAAGATTATCTCTTAGCTATAAAACAATgataacttataatattttcttaactgaaatgtttaacaCTATTATTGCTATTGTACACAGGTGCTGCTCCAGAGACACAGATGTAACCTGACAAAACATGAGGCCTGCATAGGACCTACAGTACTATGCAGTACTTCAAAACCATATAAGAATTTGATTTAGCAGACACAGACCTGCAGATTCTGCATTCAAATTCTCAGAATGGCCCAGCTCCAACCCACATCACTATagtatttacactgtaaagtaagTTGTTAGAGCTAATTTGTACCAGGTGTGAGAAGAGCTCTGCCACAAACATCACCAACAGCGTAGATTCCCGGTCGACTAGTGTTCTGAAAGTCGTCCACAATGATATGCCCTCTTTCATCTGTGTCCACACCCTGCAGataagcagaaaaacatttcagtttctttgaTATGCTTTAAATCTGGTGCTATTCTAAGGTAAAGATACTGAACAACCtgatatttattataatttctgCTATCTCTCTTACTCttaaaaagagaagacagaacATGAGGAATTACTACGTCCGGCTGATGATCTGACAGGACACTTCTCTCTGTAGCTtgcaaacagaataaataagtGTTCACAACACTAACCTGGGTTGTAAACTGGACTTGTAAACCGAGGACAATTAAGCAGCCAGAATTAAAACTAATCAGTTCCCTTTTCAGACTGTGAGTGGTGATAAGCTACAGTCTGCACCTGTTTCATTAGTGCATGCTGCACTTGTTGCTACCTTAAATATActagatctgttttttttttttaaactgattttaCACTTTACCATCTCTCCAATGTTCAGTCCAGAGGTGTTCGGCTGTCTGCCGATGGCCCAGAGAAGACAGTCCACCTCC
It encodes the following:
- the slc30a9 gene encoding zinc transporter 9, which gives rise to MFPNLAHRSWHVLCRVYVQQRASQSQWSPRLQHLCYGWQSGGIHRLWFSLPDCRVASTGLGRVQYYSTSGSSKDGPPKSPSVDAPSAEKVLSDAKVSPASSAQAAGKSSGLSPQGLTKAETIQVKVRAVLKKREYGSKYTQNNFITAVRAMNEFCLKPSDLEQLRKIRRRSPHDDTEAFTVFLRSDVEAKAIDVWGSHEALARERNVRKEVEREYQENIFRNQQLLKEYKDFWGNTKPRSGKRATFLQGPGKVVTVAICINGLNFFFKLLAWVYTGSASMFSEAIHSLADTCNQALLALGISQSVRNPDAVHPYGFSNMRYIASLISGVGIFMMGAGLSWYHGIMGLLHPEPIESLLWAYCILAGSLVSEGATLLVAINEIKKSAQKHGLSFYEYVMQSRDPSTNVVLLEDAAAVLGVILAAGCMGLTSLTGNPYYDSLGSLGVGTLLGTVSAFLIYTNTEALLGRSIQADRVQKLTEFLENDPAVRAIHDVKATDMGLSKVRFKAEVDFDGRVVTRSYLEKQDIDQILNDIQQVKTPEELENFMLKHGENIIDTLGAEVDRLEKELKQRNPEVRHVDLEIL